A genomic window from Bacteroidota bacterium includes:
- a CDS encoding HAD-IA family hydrolase: MHIITNGFDEVQYFKLENTGLKNYFHTVTTAEAANALKPNIRIFEYALNAINAEAAQCMYIGDSPEVDGHGALNAGMQFVWLNTEGRENKFNFRQIADLGELITVL, from the coding sequence TTGCATATTATTACCAATGGTTTTGATGAGGTGCAATATTTTAAATTGGAGAACACAGGTTTGAAAAACTATTTCCATACGGTAACCACTGCAGAAGCTGCCAATGCATTAAAACCGAATATTCGCATTTTTGAATATGCTTTAAATGCAATAAATGCAGAGGCTGCTCAGTGTATGTATATTGGCGACTCACCTGAAGTTGACGGACATGGTGCATTAAATGCAGGAATGCAATTTGTTTGGCTTAATACCGAAGGCCGTGAAAACAAATTTAATTTCCGTCAAATTGCCGATTTGGGTGAATTGATAACGGTGTTGTAA
- a CDS encoding CPBP family intramembrane metalloprotease, which produces MRRFFRGILQILYFRAAKSTPGNLDQRILFSFIHFSFSDFSKTAHGRVVRYLYFYSGSLWSAILAHFCQ; this is translated from the coding sequence GTGAGGAGATTTTTCAGAGGCATATTACAAATATTATATTTTCGAGCAGCTAAAAGCACACCTGGCAATTTGGATCAGCGCATTTTATTCAGCTTTATACATTTCAGTTTTTCGGATTTTTCCAAGACTGCTCATGGGCGCGTTGTTAGGTATTTATATTTTTACAGCGGAAGTTTATGGAGTGCCATATTAGCCCATTTTTGTCAATAA
- a CDS encoding DinB family protein, which produces MSIKKLISSYAAYNLSANQQFVKWLNNQSEEQLQKDVQSSFNGILQTLNHIWAIEEMWCTNLFKNTDAVNRYDIKDLKPKEVFEGLLNRSSIIAEKVNQLTEEELSEKVHIKTPWFEANLTLVEYLQHLFNHGTYHRGQIVTIAHNLDFTEMPSTDFLFFSLMTSNK; this is translated from the coding sequence ATGAGTATCAAAAAATTAATTTCAAGCTATGCAGCTTACAATTTAAGTGCTAATCAGCAATTTGTAAAATGGTTAAACAACCAATCAGAAGAACAACTTCAAAAAGATGTTCAATCTAGTTTTAACGGTATACTTCAAACTTTAAACCATATCTGGGCTATTGAAGAAATGTGGTGTACTAACCTTTTCAAAAACACGGATGCCGTAAATCGATATGATATAAAAGACCTAAAACCCAAGGAGGTATTTGAAGGATTACTAAATAGATCGTCAATTATTGCTGAGAAAGTAAACCAATTAACAGAAGAGGAATTATCTGAAAAAGTGCATATCAAAACACCTTGGTTTGAAGCAAACCTTACACTTGTAGAATATCTGCAACATTTATTTAATCACGGCACGTATCATCGTGGGCAAATTGTAACAATTGCGCACAATTTGGACTTTACTGAAATGCCTTCAACAGATTTTCTATTTTTCTCTTTAATGACTTCTAACAAATAA
- a CDS encoding YafY family transcriptional regulator, translating into MNDNDTKRLSRLVAILTQLQARRLVTSTKLAEKFGVSTRTIYRDLKALAQAGVPVLTEDGKGYTLMEGYKIPPIMFTENQANALILSEQLVLKNRDSSLIKDYGEAIDKIKAVLRQTEKDKANLLSLRTKFAKLDNYEINSNILSSLQTALTNFYLVNFEYINAKNKDSKRAVEPFALLNISEGWLLVAYCRLRKEFRYFRLDRIQKLQVQRENFTPHKMTLQEFFEKYHDQ; encoded by the coding sequence ATGAATGATAACGATACAAAAAGACTTTCAAGACTTGTTGCAATTTTAACACAGTTGCAAGCAAGACGACTTGTAACATCTACTAAACTTGCTGAAAAATTTGGCGTTAGCACAAGAACAATTTATAGGGACTTAAAAGCATTAGCACAAGCAGGTGTTCCGGTTTTGACAGAAGATGGTAAAGGTTATACTTTGATGGAAGGTTACAAAATTCCACCAATTATGTTTACTGAGAACCAAGCAAACGCATTAATTCTTTCAGAACAATTGGTTTTAAAAAATAGAGACAGTTCATTAATTAAAGATTATGGCGAAGCCATTGACAAGATAAAAGCAGTTTTAAGACAAACCGAGAAAGACAAAGCTAACTTACTTTCATTAAGAACAAAATTTGCGAAACTTGATAATTATGAAATAAATAGCAACATTTTATCTTCTTTACAAACTGCACTTACCAATTTTTATCTTGTAAATTTTGAATACATCAACGCAAAAAATAAAGATAGTAAAAGAGCTGTTGAGCCATTTGCTTTATTAAACATCTCAGAAGGTTGGTTGTTGGTTGCCTATTGCCGTCTGCGCAAAGAATTTCGCTATTTTCGGTTGGACAGAATTCAAAAACTGCAAGTTCAACGAGAAAATTTCACACCTCATAAAATGACGCTACAAGAGTTTTTTGAAAAATATCACGACCAATAA
- a CDS encoding DUF2199 domain-containing protein has product MKLFSFLKKDKPKPIYKCSCCGKVYDELPLCFGSDYPDYYFSVPQNEREKRIELKESLCVVDEHHFFHRGRLTIPITDHNENLIFKVWTSISADNFGKRMDLWEDINRTKEEPYFGWLQTIVPTYGDTLNIKTIAIEQEVGLIPEIKSIEEEHRLTFDQENGITYKRAVEIVDEIIRRQHNAN; this is encoded by the coding sequence ATGAAACTTTTCTCATTCTTAAAGAAAGATAAACCCAAACCGATCTACAAGTGTTCTTGTTGCGGAAAGGTTTATGACGAGTTGCCGCTTTGCTTTGGGTCTGACTATCCTGATTATTACTTTTCTGTTCCACAAAACGAACGAGAAAAACGAATTGAACTTAAAGAGAGTTTATGTGTGGTGGACGAACACCATTTCTTTCATCGTGGTAGATTGACAATTCCAATAACTGACCATAACGAGAATTTAATTTTTAAAGTGTGGACATCAATAAGTGCTGACAACTTTGGCAAACGAATGGACTTGTGGGAAGATATAAATAGGACAAAAGAAGAACCATATTTTGGTTGGTTACAAACAATTGTTCCAACCTATGGCGACACATTAAACATCAAGACAATTGCGATAGAGCAAGAAGTTGGATTAATTCCAGAAATCAAATCAATAGAAGAAGAACATCGTTTGACATTTGATCAAGAAAACGGAATTACATACAAACGAGCGGTAGAAATAGTGGACGAAATAATTAGACGACAACACAATGCAAACTAA
- a CDS encoding pyridoxamine 5'-phosphate oxidase family protein, with amino-acid sequence MNNTENLNNKEAIDKLKSLVDDIMVCLFCTNLKTDDGATCRPMSAIKVCDQGNIWFFSEKNSDKNKAIAADKIVQLFFSHPAKSSYLVVNGEAEIILDQKKIEELWTPLAKTWFKEGKDDPNISIIKVTPTTAYYWDTDGNKMINFLKMVASVVTGTNLVTSTEGELKV; translated from the coding sequence ATGAACAATACAGAAAATCTTAACAACAAAGAAGCTATTGACAAATTGAAAAGTTTAGTCGATGACATTATGGTTTGTCTTTTTTGCACCAATTTGAAAACAGACGATGGCGCTACTTGCCGACCTATGTCCGCAATAAAAGTTTGCGACCAGGGCAATATTTGGTTTTTCAGCGAAAAGAACAGCGATAAAAATAAGGCCATTGCAGCAGATAAAATTGTGCAACTCTTTTTTTCTCATCCTGCAAAAAGCAGCTACTTAGTTGTAAACGGTGAAGCAGAAATAATTTTAGATCAGAAAAAAATTGAAGAACTATGGACTCCCCTTGCCAAAACTTGGTTTAAAGAGGGTAAGGACGACCCTAATATTTCTATAATTAAAGTAACCCCAACTACAGCTTACTACTGGGATACAGACGGAAACAAAATGATAAACTTCTTAAAGATGGTAGCATCGGTTGTTACAGGAACAAATTTAGTTACTAGTACAGAAGGGGAATTAAAGGTTTAA
- a CDS encoding GNAT family N-acetyltransferase, with protein MTNLNSATFPILTTERLTLRQLLIDDQQDIFALRSDPEINKFLDRQPCKTTEDAINFINKINVNIGIGNTFYWAVTLTDTKTLVGTICLFDFSSEKNSCEIGYELMTQFQGQGIMNEAAQIVIDYVFQTLKFKKIIAVTHYENQNSNNLLLKFNFLKSIEKDTENPNLNIFTLTQ; from the coding sequence ATGACAAATTTGAATTCTGCGACATTTCCAATTTTGACAACTGAAAGATTAACACTCAGACAATTATTAATTGACGACCAGCAAGATATTTTTGCTTTGCGTTCTGACCCGGAAATTAACAAGTTTCTTGATAGACAACCATGTAAGACCACTGAAGATGCAATAAATTTCATCAACAAGATCAATGTTAACATTGGAATAGGCAATACGTTTTATTGGGCGGTTACCTTGACAGACACAAAAACACTTGTGGGGACAATTTGCCTATTTGACTTTTCAAGCGAAAAAAATAGTTGTGAAATTGGGTATGAACTAATGACGCAATTTCAGGGACAAGGAATAATGAATGAAGCGGCGCAAATAGTAATTGACTACGTGTTTCAGACGTTAAAATTTAAAAAAATAATTGCAGTTACACATTATGAGAATCAGAATTCAAACAATCTTCTGTTAAAATTTAATTTTTTAAAATCAATAGAAAAAGACACAGAAAATCCTAACTTAAATATTTTCACTTTGACACAATAA
- a CDS encoding DUF2024 family protein: MKVAVWDTYVTKDGSIMHFDIIAPEEIKDTTIIYAYGREYLKTKGQEEQSLTSKECSFCHIETVRPQWEAEIKQKGYFIIEMENCK, translated from the coding sequence ATGAAAGTAGCAGTTTGGGACACATATGTAACAAAAGACGGTAGCATAATGCACTTCGACATTATCGCACCTGAAGAAATAAAAGATACTACCATAATATACGCTTATGGTAGAGAATATTTAAAAACAAAAGGGCAAGAAGAACAATCCTTAACATCAAAAGAATGCAGTTTTTGTCACATTGAAACCGTAAGACCGCAATGGGAAGCAGAGATTAAACAAAAAGGATATTTTATCATTGAAATGGAAAATTGTAAATAA
- a CDS encoding thioredoxin family protein — translation MAKSIFYHAGCPVCVSAEHDIVNLIGATNVEIVHIGEDRNRIAEAEKAGVKSVPALVTPNGNVLHINFGASMADVKVKKIALHC, via the coding sequence ATGGCAAAATCAATTTTCTATCACGCAGGATGTCCAGTATGCGTGAGTGCAGAACACGACATCGTTAACCTAATTGGTGCAACTAATGTAGAAATCGTTCACATTGGCGAAGACCGTAACCGAATTGCGGAAGCGGAAAAAGCAGGTGTAAAATCTGTTCCAGCTTTGGTTACACCAAACGGAAATGTATTGCACATCAACTTTGGAGCTTCTATGGCTGATGTAAAGGTTAAAAAAATTGCCCTGCATTGTTAG
- a CDS encoding 2Fe-2S iron-sulfur cluster binding domain-containing protein, producing the protein MTRSTIKITVLENGTEQTIKTYKGEYRNLMELLKDKLYFDCFGECGGMGRCATCILHVTGLQGSSVKKDRNEPVTLARYGFEDNPSIRLSCQLLVSADLDGAIVSVLEEN; encoded by the coding sequence ATGACGAGAAGTACCATAAAAATTACCGTTCTTGAAAATGGGACAGAACAAACCATTAAAACCTACAAAGGTGAGTATCGAAATTTAATGGAATTGTTAAAGGATAAACTCTATTTTGATTGTTTTGGCGAATGTGGCGGAATGGGCAGGTGTGCTACTTGCATTTTACACGTAACTGGATTACAAGGAAGTTCAGTAAAAAAAGATAGGAATGAACCTGTAACACTTGCAAGATATGGTTTTGAAGATAATCCAAGCATTCGACTTTCTTGTCAATTGTTAGTTTCGGCAGATTTGGACGGGGCAATAGTTTCGGTGTTAGAAGAAAATTGA
- a CDS encoding fatty acid desaturase: MNTVKFASQDKLEKEFVTTLKKRINNYFRENNISTKANAAMVFKTIILLNLYLIPFILILVLPPNTIVAILLCVLMGTGIAGVGMGVMHDACHGAYSRKEWINKLLAGTLHLLGSNVLNWKIQHNVLHHSYTKLQVWMKILTIKDPYDYLDIRLSKNTISINFFMPLFYMV, from the coding sequence ATGAATACTGTAAAATTCGCAAGCCAAGATAAATTAGAAAAGGAATTTGTTACCACCTTAAAAAAGAGGATAAATAATTATTTCAGGGAAAATAATATTTCTACTAAAGCGAACGCTGCAATGGTTTTTAAAACCATTATTTTACTCAATTTATATTTGATTCCATTTATATTGATCTTGGTATTACCGCCCAATACCATCGTTGCTATTTTATTATGTGTATTAATGGGTACCGGAATAGCTGGTGTAGGAATGGGCGTGATGCATGATGCCTGCCACGGTGCGTATTCGAGAAAAGAATGGATAAATAAATTGCTTGCAGGAACACTTCATCTCTTAGGAAGTAACGTTTTGAATTGGAAAATACAACATAATGTATTACATCATTCTTACACCAAATTGCAGGTTTGGATGAAGATATTAACGATAAAGGACCCATACGATTATCTCGACATTCGCCTCTCAAAAAATACCATAAGTATCAATTTCTTTATGCCTTTGTTTTATATGGTTTAA